A single Tenacibaculum sp. Bg11-29 DNA region contains:
- a CDS encoding LytTR family DNA-binding domain-containing protein — protein sequence MNKLTAILVEDQSAALEMLQNDILNHHKEIEIIGTAKSVVEASILLRKKQPDVLFLDIMLGDGTGFDVLEIHPNLSSKVVFVTASDEFAIKAFKFAAIDYILKPYSNEDLANAINKAKQQIKPNKEQLNVLQESIKKPNQRPQKISLNTSDKIIIVNLDDIIRCKSDNNYTEFYLINNQKILVGKTLKYFADILKEFDFLRVHQSHLVNIQYIKEFIKSDGGYLVLKNKKTVPVSVRKRNEVINTLEKIQQL from the coding sequence ATGAATAAACTTACAGCCATTTTAGTTGAAGATCAATCAGCTGCTTTAGAAATGCTACAAAACGACATTTTAAACCATCATAAAGAAATTGAGATTATTGGTACAGCAAAAAGCGTTGTTGAAGCTTCAATATTATTGAGAAAAAAACAGCCTGATGTTTTATTTTTAGATATTATGCTTGGTGATGGTACTGGCTTTGATGTTCTTGAAATACATCCTAACCTATCATCAAAAGTTGTTTTTGTTACCGCTAGTGATGAGTTTGCTATTAAAGCTTTTAAATTTGCTGCAATCGATTATATTTTAAAACCTTATTCTAACGAAGATTTAGCAAATGCTATTAATAAAGCTAAACAACAAATAAAGCCAAATAAAGAACAACTAAATGTTTTACAAGAATCTATAAAAAAGCCAAATCAACGTCCTCAAAAAATTTCCTTAAACACTTCTGACAAAATAATCATTGTAAATTTAGACGATATTATTCGTTGTAAGTCAGATAATAATTATACTGAGTTTTATTTAATCAATAATCAAAAAATATTAGTAGGTAAGACTCTTAAATATTTTGCTGACATATTAAAAGAGTTTGATTTTTTAAGAGTTCACCAAAGTCACTTAGTTAATATACAGTATATCAAAGAGTTTATTAAATCTGACGGTGGTTATTTGGTTTTAAAAAATAAAAAAACAGTTCCGGTATCAGTTAGAAAAAGAAATGAAGTAATCAATACTTTAGAAAAAATACAACAACTTTAA
- a CDS encoding phage tail tape measure protein: MAIKKKGIWDISIEINGKQIKNNLREVGRSVGKLKGQLSLLTPGTDEFIKKAAELKKAKAHFTKLKDAIHGTTSGVEKMKKSTTNLKSLILSAFSIGAVVSFFKTIVSQVGVLRKLKGTLSQITKLQGVSLNQATAKLKALATTFNADTDKMSEAANNFSKSMGIGFSEALDLIKEGYLEGADANNDFLDKVKEYPELLKETGFAAEEAIALMTQEVKLGIYSDKGIDSIKEANLRLREMPDSAAEALDAIGLSSETILQELKNGSKTTFDVIQQVSKRMSTLPPQSKVVGEAIANIFGGAGEDAGLRYISNLHKIDLSLGNLSAKTNDYVRAKKLEADANEALNNVMIRLTGTGSSLSMVFSAFKMVSADLLGTLTGVKDSSLESIKSFDAQAKAVNDLDKNLVPLISEYDNLTAKTSLTKEEQDRLKVVIGKIGGIVPTAITAFDDYGNALDINSEKAKDFIKTQKILLNHKNSEVIEEQKDKLSELNKELEKNKAILKNRNKDGDIVRVKHTITKTDRLIVSEEKVSEDEIRKRQARLKIIQEELVKHQVILDAHNGDYLDKLSKKEEAATVKTSEQISARKILEATAAKLKIKNIASLTDQELKKKIEAQIKKSKKLYESKIKSDKKLKDSLLKSQQKYKDEVLFASKSLMEQEKITYEENLKLAGLYGKKEIDLSKDDLKVKEILLKLHQVNMVKLKAGEADKNIAAISKNYDSEKRIRQKVFNNFLNGVVEFEAAKALLKDSLSKEQLTKITTLEEAKSALKRQHEQAELTKKAEYLQKLIKVLSVEVTQASLSDSVLTDEQKEALTERLEEVKLKLSEVGLAKKEIAGGEEEKEEEAADSGLDILGSSPEQWEDVFGKLDTSAKKMGALVGVLKGLQEAWGMYNKFVSQAEDKQLQKLEQSNNKKKKALKEQLDNGAISQEVYNEKIEELDLKLDKKKAEIEYKRAKRERISALFNVASNTASGIMKAVASFPLTGGMPWAGIIAGMGAIQAGMILSAPMPDKGFFKGGNTGDQAIAYDGDGKITGYVHANEWVMPEIMTSNPKYAKTLSYLEAERGRLTGHYNGGNTSVSTSSSEEIEEDVNIPGTSSVVNSQLVSVLIDLNATLIKGIKANIKFGYSEAEDLTELLSEIDSATNNGIIQP, from the coding sequence ATGGCGATTAAAAAAAAGGGAATTTGGGATATTTCGATAGAGATAAACGGTAAACAAATTAAGAACAACTTAAGGGAGGTTGGTCGTTCTGTTGGTAAATTAAAAGGGCAATTAAGTTTGTTAACACCAGGAACGGATGAGTTTATAAAAAAAGCAGCTGAACTTAAAAAAGCAAAAGCCCATTTCACGAAGCTAAAGGATGCAATTCATGGTACGACTTCTGGTGTTGAAAAAATGAAAAAGAGTACAACGAATTTAAAATCGTTAATTCTTTCCGCTTTTTCTATTGGTGCCGTTGTTTCTTTTTTTAAAACAATTGTGTCTCAGGTTGGAGTTTTAAGAAAGTTGAAAGGGACATTATCTCAAATAACCAAATTACAAGGTGTCTCCTTAAATCAAGCAACGGCTAAATTAAAAGCTTTAGCGACTACTTTTAATGCAGATACCGATAAAATGTCGGAAGCAGCAAATAACTTTTCTAAATCTATGGGTATTGGTTTTTCTGAAGCCTTAGATTTAATAAAAGAAGGATATCTGGAAGGAGCGGATGCCAACAATGATTTTTTAGACAAAGTGAAAGAATATCCCGAGTTATTAAAAGAAACAGGTTTTGCAGCTGAAGAAGCTATTGCTTTAATGACGCAGGAAGTAAAGTTGGGGATTTATTCAGATAAAGGAATTGACAGTATAAAAGAGGCTAATTTACGTTTGCGTGAAATGCCTGATTCAGCAGCGGAAGCATTAGACGCTATTGGGTTAAGTTCTGAAACAATACTTCAAGAACTTAAAAACGGTAGTAAAACAACTTTTGATGTTATACAACAAGTTTCTAAAAGAATGTCAACCTTACCGCCTCAAAGTAAAGTTGTAGGAGAAGCAATTGCCAATATTTTTGGAGGAGCAGGGGAGGATGCAGGGCTTCGTTACATTTCTAATTTACATAAGATTGATTTAAGTTTAGGCAACTTGTCTGCTAAAACAAATGATTATGTAAGAGCTAAAAAGTTAGAAGCTGATGCAAATGAAGCTCTAAACAATGTAATGATTCGATTAACAGGTACAGGAAGTTCTTTATCTATGGTGTTTAGTGCATTTAAGATGGTTTCAGCAGATTTACTTGGAACTTTAACAGGTGTAAAAGATTCCTCTTTAGAGTCGATTAAATCATTTGATGCACAAGCAAAGGCTGTTAATGATTTAGATAAAAATTTGGTACCGCTTATTTCAGAATACGATAATTTAACAGCTAAAACATCTTTAACAAAAGAAGAACAAGATCGGTTAAAGGTGGTTATTGGTAAAATTGGAGGTATTGTTCCAACTGCAATTACAGCATTTGATGATTATGGTAATGCCTTAGATATTAATTCTGAGAAAGCGAAAGATTTTATTAAAACTCAAAAAATATTGCTTAATCATAAAAACTCAGAAGTAATTGAGGAGCAGAAAGATAAATTGTCTGAATTAAACAAAGAGCTCGAAAAAAACAAAGCTATTTTAAAAAATAGAAATAAAGACGGTGATATTGTAAGGGTTAAGCATACGATTACGAAAACAGATAGGCTTATTGTTTCAGAGGAAAAAGTTAGTGAAGATGAAATCAGGAAACGTCAAGCTCGTTTAAAAATAATACAAGAAGAATTAGTAAAACATCAGGTAATTTTAGATGCTCACAATGGTGATTATTTAGACAAGCTGAGTAAAAAAGAAGAAGCAGCTACTGTTAAAACCTCGGAGCAAATATCAGCAAGAAAGATATTAGAAGCTACTGCAGCTAAATTGAAAATTAAAAATATTGCAAGTTTAACAGATCAGGAATTAAAAAAGAAGATAGAGGCGCAAATTAAAAAATCTAAAAAGCTTTATGAATCTAAAATAAAAAGTGATAAAAAATTAAAAGATAGTCTTTTGAAGTCTCAACAGAAATATAAAGATGAAGTACTATTTGCTTCAAAAAGTCTTATGGAGCAAGAAAAAATAACTTATGAAGAAAATTTAAAATTAGCAGGTCTTTATGGTAAAAAAGAAATTGATTTAAGCAAAGATGATTTAAAGGTAAAGGAAATTTTACTAAAATTACATCAGGTAAATATGGTCAAATTAAAAGCGGGAGAGGCTGATAAAAATATTGCTGCTATTTCTAAAAACTACGATTCTGAGAAAAGAATTAGACAAAAAGTGTTTAATAATTTCTTAAATGGTGTTGTTGAATTTGAAGCAGCTAAAGCATTACTTAAGGATAGTTTAAGTAAAGAGCAATTAACCAAAATAACGACACTAGAAGAAGCTAAAAGCGCTTTGAAAAGACAACATGAACAGGCAGAGTTAACTAAAAAGGCTGAATATTTACAAAAGTTAATTAAAGTATTATCTGTAGAAGTCACACAGGCGAGTTTATCAGATAGTGTTTTAACTGACGAGCAAAAAGAAGCTTTAACGGAAAGATTAGAAGAAGTTAAATTAAAACTGTCTGAGGTTGGTCTGGCTAAAAAAGAAATTGCAGGAGGTGAAGAAGAAAAAGAAGAAGAAGCGGCAGATTCAGGTTTAGATATCCTTGGCTCTAGTCCTGAACAGTGGGAGGACGTTTTCGGAAAATTAGATACTTCTGCTAAAAAAATGGGTGCTTTAGTTGGTGTCTTAAAAGGCTTACAGGAAGCCTGGGGTATGTATAATAAATTTGTTTCTCAAGCTGAAGACAAGCAACTTCAAAAGCTTGAACAATCAAATAACAAGAAAAAGAAAGCTTTAAAAGAACAATTAGATAATGGCGCTATAAGTCAAGAAGTCTATAACGAAAAAATTGAAGAGCTAGATCTTAAATTAGATAAGAAAAAGGCTGAAATAGAATATAAAAGAGCGAAAAGAGAACGTATAAGTGCCTTATTTAATGTTGCTTCAAATACAGCATCGGGAATAATGAAAGCGGTTGCTTCTTTTCCGCTTACAGGTGGTATGCCATGGGCGGGAATTATTGCAGGAATGGGAGCTATACAGGCAGGAATGATATTGTCAGCACCTATGCCAGATAAAGGTTTTTTTAAAGGAGGTAATACAGGTGATCAAGCGATTGCTTATGATGGTGACGGTAAAATAACTGGGTATGTTCACGCGAACGAATGGGTAATGCCTGAGATAATGACTTCTAACCCAAAATATGCAAAAACACTATCTTATTTAGAGGCCGAACGAGGCAGGTTAACAGGGCATTATAACGGAGGTAATACAAGTGTTTCTACTTCTTCAAGCGAAGAAATAGAAGAAGATGTAAATATACCAGGAACTTCATCTGTGGTAAATAGTCAATTAGTATCTGTATTAATAGATTTAAACGCAACTTTAATTAAAGGGATAAAAGCGAATATAAAATTTGGTTATTCAGAAGCAGAGGATTTAACCGAATTGCTTAGTGAAATAGATTCAGCAACTAATAACGGCATAATACAACCATGA
- a CDS encoding site-specific integrase, which produces MSKPQFPKKLIPFIDYIPAELKENKTWEIIYYAIDPYEVDPNKKLKRKRNRVKKIENKTERRKHAVRIIANLNSKLQTGWTPFIQDQNIKSFANLFDVFDIFIKQIEQQIIKGALREDTLRAYKSYINNLKEFLKKEKKQDCFVTDFNETLSRDFLDMIFYQRKNSARTHNNYLAFIGIFTRWLIKRRYINVDFTSLLSKIKQNEKKRTIIPKTERELIFNHLKKTNYHYGVLCQTAFYCLIRRTELTKLKVKDVILSNGIINVPAEASKNRKSQIVTIPLDIMTILAKHLSKANNSDYLFSADSFKPGSQKGDPKKISDTWTKLRKELKFNQTYQWYSLKDTGITNYLQLGIPTIDVKNQARHYSIKQTEEYLPKNIFKAIGNIQSAKLNF; this is translated from the coding sequence ATGTCAAAACCTCAATTCCCAAAAAAACTTATTCCTTTTATTGATTATATTCCTGCAGAACTTAAAGAAAATAAGACCTGGGAAATAATATATTACGCTATTGACCCTTACGAAGTAGACCCTAATAAAAAACTTAAACGTAAGAGAAATAGAGTAAAAAAAATTGAAAATAAAACAGAGAGAAGGAAACATGCTGTAAGAATAATAGCAAACTTAAATTCAAAACTACAAACAGGCTGGACTCCTTTTATTCAAGATCAGAATATAAAATCATTTGCAAACCTTTTTGACGTATTCGACATCTTCATTAAACAAATTGAACAACAAATTATTAAAGGCGCACTTAGAGAAGACACCTTACGTGCTTATAAAAGCTATATCAATAACTTAAAAGAGTTTTTAAAAAAAGAAAAAAAACAAGATTGTTTTGTTACTGATTTTAATGAAACCTTAAGTAGAGATTTTTTAGATATGATTTTCTATCAACGAAAAAACTCGGCAAGAACTCACAATAATTATTTAGCTTTTATAGGAATATTTACAAGATGGCTAATTAAAAGACGATATATTAATGTTGATTTTACAAGTCTACTTTCAAAAATTAAGCAAAATGAAAAAAAGAGAACTATTATACCCAAAACTGAAAGAGAATTAATCTTTAACCATTTAAAAAAAACCAATTACCACTATGGAGTTCTTTGCCAAACCGCATTTTACTGCTTAATAAGACGTACCGAACTCACTAAATTAAAAGTGAAGGACGTTATACTTTCTAACGGAATAATAAACGTTCCTGCTGAAGCTAGTAAAAATAGAAAATCACAAATAGTCACAATCCCCTTAGACATTATGACAATTTTAGCAAAACACCTTAGCAAAGCAAACAACTCTGATTATTTATTTTCTGCTGATAGTTTTAAACCTGGCTCACAAAAAGGAGATCCGAAAAAAATATCAGATACCTGGACAAAACTACGTAAAGAATTAAAATTCAACCAAACATATCAATGGTATAGCTTAAAAGATACTGGTATAACAAATTACCTTCAATTAGGTATCCCAACTATTGATGTAAAAAATCAAGCTCGTCATTACTCTATTAAACAAACTGAAGAATACCTACCCAAAAATATCTTTAAAGCAATAGGAAACATACAAAGTGCAAAATTAAATTTTTGA
- a CDS encoding YqgE/AlgH family protein, which produces MIALTPEKGRLLIAKPAILNDNCFKRTIILLTEHTSKNAVGFILNRPSNHVLNDLVPEIDCDFTVYQGGPVEQDNLYFIHKVPLLIPNSIEVANGIYWGGNFELLKDLLIEGLLKSTDIRFFLGYSGWETTQLEDELNTDSWFISENDYENILNTKNESFWKNKLLQKGGEYKIWANAPSDIQMN; this is translated from the coding sequence ATGATTGCACTTACCCCCGAAAAAGGCAGATTACTAATTGCAAAACCGGCTATTTTAAATGATAATTGTTTTAAACGAACCATTATTTTATTAACAGAGCATACCTCTAAAAATGCGGTTGGTTTTATTTTAAATAGGCCTTCAAATCATGTTTTAAATGATTTAGTTCCTGAGATTGATTGTGATTTTACCGTATACCAAGGCGGACCTGTAGAACAAGACAATTTGTATTTTATACATAAAGTACCACTATTAATTCCTAATAGTATTGAAGTTGCTAACGGTATTTATTGGGGAGGTAATTTTGAACTTTTAAAAGATCTTTTAATTGAAGGGCTATTAAAATCTACCGATATTCGGTTTTTCTTAGGCTATTCTGGTTGGGAAACAACACAGCTAGAAGATGAATTAAATACAGATTCTTGGTTTATTTCTGAAAATGATTATGAGAATATCTTAAACACCAAAAATGAGAGTTTCTGGAAAAACAAACTACTTCAAAAAGGTGGTGAATATAAAATTTGGGCAAATGCACCGAGCGATATTCAAATGAATTAA
- a CDS encoding aminotransferase class IV, which yields MINFNGKIISEKELQLSNENRAFKYGDAIFETIRVFNSKVVFIEDHYFRLMASMRMLRMKIPMKFTLEFLQEEILKIVGELPKSQNYRVRLTVYRKDGGLYKPTTNEIDYLIEANQFNEVEKTTYTIDLFKDFYNYSGLLSTIKTTNRMINTLSAIFADENDLDNCVLLNERKGVVEATNGNIFVVKGTVVKTPALTEGCIKGIIRKKVIEILEKNPNYSIEETAISPFELQKADEVFITNAIVGIQSVSNYRKKVFTYEVTNKIKSSLKLVMITG from the coding sequence ATGATAAATTTTAACGGGAAAATAATTTCAGAGAAAGAACTGCAATTATCTAATGAAAATAGAGCTTTTAAATATGGTGATGCTATTTTTGAAACGATAAGGGTATTTAATAGTAAGGTTGTTTTTATTGAAGATCATTATTTTAGATTAATGGCTTCAATGCGAATGTTACGTATGAAAATTCCAATGAAATTTACTCTTGAATTTTTACAAGAGGAAATTTTAAAAATAGTAGGAGAGCTTCCAAAATCTCAAAATTATAGAGTTCGATTAACTGTTTATAGAAAAGATGGTGGGCTTTATAAACCAACAACAAATGAAATTGATTACTTAATTGAAGCGAATCAATTTAACGAAGTTGAAAAAACGACCTATACGATAGATTTATTTAAAGACTTTTATAATTATTCAGGACTTTTATCTACAATAAAAACCACAAATAGAATGATAAATACCTTGTCAGCTATTTTTGCTGATGAGAATGATTTAGATAATTGTGTGCTACTTAACGAACGTAAAGGTGTTGTTGAGGCTACAAACGGAAATATTTTTGTTGTAAAAGGTACTGTTGTAAAAACACCAGCTTTAACAGAAGGGTGTATAAAAGGAATTATTAGAAAAAAAGTTATTGAAATTTTAGAGAAGAACCCTAATTATTCTATTGAAGAAACAGCTATTTCTCCATTTGAATTACAAAAAGCAGATGAGGTTTTTATAACAAATGCAATTGTAGGTATTCAATCTGTATCTAATTATCGAAAAAAAGTATTTACATATGAAGTTACCAATAAAATAAAAAGCAGCCTTAAATTAGTAATGATAACAGGTTAA
- a CDS encoding START-like domain-containing protein has protein sequence MTKVKFELEFPIHASPSMLYNSLATPSGLEEWFADRVNSRGKLITFTWDDSEEEAKILAKKANERIKFKWVESENDESYFEFKIEVDPLTKDVVVIITDFADDEDEVEEAKMLWESQIDSLKNSIGA, from the coding sequence ATGACAAAAGTAAAGTTTGAATTAGAGTTCCCTATACATGCTTCACCAAGTATGTTATATAATAGTTTGGCAACTCCTTCAGGATTAGAAGAATGGTTTGCAGATAGAGTAAATTCTCGCGGAAAACTAATCACTTTTACCTGGGACGACTCGGAGGAGGAAGCTAAAATTTTAGCAAAAAAAGCCAATGAGCGCATAAAATTTAAGTGGGTAGAGAGTGAAAATGATGAAAGTTATTTTGAATTTAAGATAGAAGTAGACCCATTAACGAAAGATGTAGTGGTAATTATTACCGATTTTGCTGATGATGAAGACGAGGTAGAAGAAGCAAAAATGTTGTGGGAAAGCCAAATAGATAGTTTAAAGAATAGCATAGGAGCATAG